One segment of Chiloscyllium plagiosum isolate BGI_BamShark_2017 chromosome 5, ASM401019v2, whole genome shotgun sequence DNA contains the following:
- the LOC122549929 gene encoding serine/threonine-protein phosphatase 6 regulatory ankyrin repeat subunit A-like, producing MVFLKLRDQDAEKRTPLHAAAYLGDAEIIELLILSGARVNAKDNKWLTPLHRAVASCSEDAVQVLLKHSADVNARDKNWQTPLHIAAANKAVKCAEALVPLLSNVNVSDRAGRTALHHAAFSGHVEMVSLLLSRGANINAFDKKDRRAIHWAAYMGHIEAIKLLVAHGAEVTCKDKKAYTPLHAAASSGMLSVVKYLLDLGVDINEPNAYGNTPLHVACYNGQDVVVNELIDCGANVNQVNEKGFTPLHFAAASTHGALCLELLVSNGAEVNIKVRGKNVQCR from the exons GATGCTGAGAAGAGAACTCCTTTGCATGCTGCTGCATATCTAGGAGatgctgaaattattgaacttctTATTCTATCAG GAGCTAGAGTTAATGCCAAAGACAACAAATGGTTGACTCCTCTGCATCGTGCTGTTGCTTCATGCAGTGAG gATGCAGTTCAGGTGCTTTTGAAGCATTCAGCTGATGTAAATGCTCGTGACAAAAACTGGCAGACTCCTTTACACATTGCTGCTGCAAACAAGGCTGTGAAGTGCGCCGAAGCTCTCGTTCCCCTTTTAAGTAATGTAAATGTCTCCGACCGAGCAGGGAGAACTGCTTTACACCATGCTGCCTTCAGTGGACATGTAGAG ATGGTTAGCTTGCTTCTATCCCGAGGTGCCAACATCAATGCTTTTGATAAGAAAGATCGACGTGCAATTCACTGGGCTGCGTACATGG GCCACATCGAGGCGATCAAACTGCTGGTAGCACATGGAGCTGAAGTGACATGCAAGGATAAGAAAGCTTATACACCACTTCATGCTGCAGCTTCCAGTGGAATGCTTAGTGTCGTCAAGTACCTGTTGGATCTTGGAGTTGAT ATTAATGAACCAAATGCATATGGAAATACTCCTCTTCATGTGGCCTGTTACAATGGCCAGGATGTAGTTGTGAATGAGCTCATTGACTGTGGAGCAAATGTTAACCAAGTGAATGAGAAAGGCTTTACCCCACTGCACTTCGCTGCTGCTTCAACACATGGTGCACTGTGTTTAGAACTCTTGGTCAGTAATGGGGCAGAAGTGAACATTAAGGTAAGGGGGAAAAATGTGCAATGTCGGTAA